In Arthrobacter sp. MN05-02, the genomic stretch CGCGAAGGAGCCGGCCGAGGGTCTCTACATCGCCGAGAGCTCCAAGGTGCTGCGGCGCGCCATCGACGCGGGCCACGTTCCCCGATCCTTCTTGCTGGCACCCAAGTGGCTGCCGGACCTCGCCGACGTCCTCGCGCGGTTCCCGTCCGTCCCCTCCTTCGTGGCGCCCGAGGCGACGCTCGAGGCGATCACGGGTTTCCACCTCCACCGCGGCGCCCTGGCCGCCATGCACCGCCCGGCGCCCCTCCCGCTCGCCGATGTCCTCGCGTCCGCGCGCCGCGTCGCCGTCATCGAGGACATGGTGGACCACACGAACCTGGGCGCCGTGTTCCGCTCCGCGGCGGCCCTCGGCATCGACGCCGTCCTGCTGAGCCCCCGCAGCGCCGATCCGCTGTACCGTCGGGCCGTACGGGTGAGCATGGGCAGCGTCTTCCAGGTGCCCTGGGTCCGGCTCGGGGCGTGGCCGGATGCCCTCGCCGCCGTCCGGCGTGCGGGCTTCACGCTCGCAGCCCTCGCCCTGGTGCCCGGAGCCGTGGAGCTCGGCGTCTTCCCGGCCCGGGGGCAGGAACGCCTCGCCCTCATGCTGGGCACCGAGGGGGA encodes the following:
- a CDS encoding rRNA methyltransferase encodes the protein MQLRLAKEPAEGLYIAESSKVLRRAIDAGHVPRSFLLAPKWLPDLADVLARFPSVPSFVAPEATLEAITGFHLHRGALAAMHRPAPLPLADVLASARRVAVIEDMVDHTNLGAVFRSAAALGIDAVLLSPRSADPLYRRAVRVSMGSVFQVPWVRLGAWPDALAAVRRAGFTLAALALVPGAVELGVFPARGQERLALMLGTEGEGLSSGALTEADVALTIPMHRGSGLAQRGRGRRRRLLGVPVRRRRAARALASQPHLR